The DNA region aatatttcaatccaACAGTTGGATCATATTCTTCGACCTTGTTTATACTATTCGATTCTTATTTCCAGTAAGGATTATTTACACAATAAAACCAGGTAACAGTAACTAATTATAACATTATACCTGGGCGACGGCCGCGACGAAACAAAGTGCCACAAGAACTTTCATTGTGTATTTGCTTCTGAGAAGTGCAACGTCGAAAAATGGTGCGAACTTTTATACGCAAATTTTTAGAGATAAGAGATAGAAATCGTCTGATTTTCTGCCGCGGGTTAGATAAAACATGATGAATCTGTACATTATGTTGAACAGATAGAatcagtaagaaaaaaattgatttaatcTGCAGTacgtgtaaaaatttaacgtGTCAAAATTGAATCACGTAAATGAACGTTGcttcattacattttttttttttcatacatattgGATTGTATTTTGTTGTTCTACTTTCAAAATGTAATATTGTTTACTATTTATTGTTCACAGTTTGTTGTAATTTCGAAACTCGCGTTGACTAGTGGTTCTTTTTATCCTTCACACCATAGTAGAGTGAAAAAGCATTGATTTCAGGAAACTGCGATAACATACTCAATTCCTGTGATTCGGCCGGACAAGGactcttatatattatattagggtgattttttttcgactatctTTTTCAGTCCCTACCTAAAATTTTATTGGATatgttgaacaaaaaattccttgaaagttatagcccttaatattaatattaagtactttCCTtgggcgtgaaaagattttccatataatatacaattatatcagaaattttgttttcaaatttctataacTTAACAACATTTTATGCTATCACATCGTTCTTGGTCGCAATCtacgcagaattgaacgatctttaAAAGTTTCTAGAATGGCGTAAGTGCAACTTCCACTGGTAAAACGATACGGgtcaataaaattgatttttacccaaaattctcgtttttttgctgttatcTCCAAAATGATCAACtttgcggaaaaaaatttaccaacaaaattttcctcttcaaAGACGCTCATGCTTAAATGTTGAAGTAGACCACAATCTACGAATTGGATTGCTTCACAGactaagaaaattttaaaaaaatgtcaccaaaatttttgggtcgatttaaccattttttaatgtattactaagtgaaaaaaaagtgcaaagtACAAATTAAATGTTGATATGACGATTTAAATGTTAAGATTACGGtaatttgtattatatttacTAACAGAAATGCAACAAATAACTCGAACATAAAGTGGAAGTGCTGAGACATTATAAATCAGAAACAGGAAATAAGTTTTGATCTGTTTATTCCAATTATTACATCCGTTGTACATTTGACGTTATAACGATGGAATGCATAATATCAGTCATGCGATTAATTAATGACGATAGCTCCTCCAGTGTTGGTCTCAATCCAGTCCAAGAAATCGGTCAAACGTACGTAAACTCCGGGCCATCCAACAGCGCAACCAAGAGATATTCCGAAGGATACAACACCAACCTGGGTTGGCTCACCGTCTGAGTCAGTGATGACCAACGGACCGCCAGAGTCGCCCTGAAACGAATAATAACACAATTCACGTATTACTGTATACCTTTGTTCTACTTTTCACTCATTACGGAATTTCGAAATACTCTTTATTGTTTGTACTCACGTTGCACGAAGAGCGGCCTCCGGTACCAGCCAGACATATCTGGTCAGTGTTGACTAAGCTCCAGTACCACGAGCGGCAAGCAGAGTATGTCAGGATAGGGTTTGAGGTGTATCGAAGAACGGGGCTCACACTGCTCGATGCTGTGGATCATAAGGATTTTCGGTAATACGGAAATACGCATCAAGTAATATACTTTCGGTGTATAAGAGTGAAATACTTGTTTCGAATATACTCACAGTCCGAATCGCGTCCCCATCCAGATACAGTTCCGGTCAGCCCAGCGAAGGTTTCGCTAACCTGGGAGCGGCTTGGCAAGCGAGTTGGCTGAACAAGGTctaataatttgcaaaaaaatagtTACTCTACACTGTGTTTATGCAGGGCTGGTTGGTCAAtggtagaaaataataatcacggtTGTTTTCACGATCAGTGCGATGGAAGTGAAATAGTTGATTTCAACGAATAAGAAAAACTTTACTGAAAAATAGATGTTCCTTTTTTGGGACAGATTTTCACCTGAATATTCAGTTTACGAATCGGTTAGAAATGGCTTACCGGAGTATGCAATGGGCTCAGCAAGCTTGATCAGAGCGAGATCATTTCTGATGTTCGCAGCATCCCAATTTTCGTGAACAATAATTTCGCTTGACAACCGGCTGAACTGTCCATCTTCATTCTCATTGATGTTTTGGGCTGCGAAAACGACTGTCGCGTATACCGCAACATCGACGCAATGAGCTGCGGTGAGGACCCATTCTTCATTTAGGATCGAACCACCGCAGAATCCAGTCAAACCTGCTGCATTGGTGGAAAGTACAGCAACTTGGTAAGGGAACTGTCCACGGGTGGCCACTTCACCCCCTACGATACGGCTCGGGTCTAAGGGTGTCACATTCTTGAGttctgaaatatgaaaaagttCCTCGTTACACGTGACACGAGGCGTAGTTAGAATTAATGGACAATTATGAGACCTACTTTTGATCAGAAAACCTTCGTAGTCTGGGGGGAAGACTTCGATGGGGCTGACTTGGCTCCAATCGATGTCGTAGGCcttcaaaaaattacaaattcattGCTGTTCACATGAATTTAAATGGCGAATGGTCTATACTAGAAATACAAGAACTATGACTTTATTGTAGTGTAGGCAGCTTGATCGCGAGTCTGCTTACAGCACTATATGATTCGAGTAAATACATACCTGAGCCACAGCTGCGACAAAGCAAAGCGCCACGAGGACCTTCATAGTGTAGTCACTTTTTCGTAGTAGTACGTCAAAGAACGGCATGAACTTTTATACGAAAACTGTTGCCGATAAGATTCCTGTTATCACCTTTCTCACGGCACAACCTTCTTGATAACACCTAATGAATGAAATATCGGATCTGGATAAAATCGGTTGGCAAAATTAGAAGGCAATCTGACTTTTTCACAacgatccattttttttcatacacagTATTTGATCTATATCATCTTGTAATCGTAAAATCCAATTTGTTAACCATTATTTTGTGGTTTTGAAGCTATCTACGCATTCACGTGTAgctatttcttattttactcGTAGGTAACAATAATATATTCTGCGCCATTTGCAAATAGTGGAATAATAGTGAAATTGATGGAATTATTCGGAGATTCGAACTATTCTAAACTGCTAATATACCATGAAATTTGATGATCTTAGAAACGGACTTATACTTGGGACGAAGATAACTTAAACTATAATGTGTAATATTAGAATCGGTAGAGGTAGACAATTACACTTGAGCAATTTATCGCAATCAAATTCATCGCGCTTTGCATCTCCTCCGAACTACAACGGAACGTTATAATTAGTGGGTGATTAATCTCTGACGATGGGGTGACCATCCGTGTTGTCCGCGATCCAGTCTAAGTAGTCGGTAAGACGAACGTAAACACCAGGCCATCCAACAGAGCATCCAAGCGCAATTCCGAAGGATACAGCACCGACTTGGGTCGCGATGCCATCCTCTTCAATGACCACCAACGGACCACCAGAGTCGCCCTGAATATCCAATTTTATTAGTAACAAAATTCATGTGCCGCTGGTTGAGATCTGCGATTCAATGCAGTACCTATACATCACTCTCATAGTACCATAACATCGGCGAAGCAATATACCAAGTGGTATAGTTCGAAGgtaaatagatagatagaaaTGATACTCATAGGTATTCCACACTTACGTTGCACGAAGAGCGGCCTCCCTCACCAGACAAGCATATTTGAGCGCTATTGATTTGGAAAAAGTAATATATGCTGCACGCAAGATTCGTGGTGATGGGATTCTGCGTCCAGCGAAGAACAGGACTGACGCTGTTGGACGCTGCAACGAATGATTAAAAGTGACCGCAAGAAATGGTATGAGACGGCGTGAGATACGTATTTCGAGTATAATGCTCACAATCGGAATCTCTTCCCCAACCGGATACGGTTCCCGTTTGACCAGCGAATGTTTGGCCAACCTGTGAACGACGTGGCAGACGAATCGGTTGGACACGATCTAAACATTTTGATGCAATTATTAGTTCAATATTACTAAATTTGAACGCATTCGCATTCACGAATTATGGTGAGATCGGTTTACCGGAGAATTCGATAGGAAAAGCGAGCTGAATCACTGCCAGGTCGTTTCTGATCGTCATGACGTCCCAATTCTCGTGAACGACGATTTTTCGGGCTGCAACTCTGAGTTGCCCTTCTTCGGGCTCGTTGATATTGTGAGCGCCAATAATAATTTCTACCGATTGGGCAGAGTCGACGCAATGAGCCGCGGTGAGAATCCACTCTTCATTCAGGATGGAACCTCCGCAGAATCCGGTCGAACCCGCGGCGTTGGTGGAAAGGAGGCCAATTTGGTACGGGAACTGTCCTGGGGTAGCTTCTTGTCCCCCAACGATACGCGACGGATTTGCACGCTCTGCATACTCGAGTGCTTGACAGATTCAAAATCGTAATATACTAGATGGCTGCAATTACGGTCTTCTCCATGGGAGTCTAATACCCGATGGAGGCATAATTTGTGGCAATCTATATATTTCGGAGTAACTTACTTTTGGCCAAACGATCTAAGTTGTAGTTGCTCGGGAAGACTTCGATGGGACTGACGGTATTCCAGTCCACATTAGTGACCTTGAATAAAATACCGAAATATTCTGAGATGGTTATAACGACATTTCGACGTTTAATTTAAATCAAAGAACTTTCGATCGCTCGCAGGTGATGGCAAagatcgaaaattcaaagtgcTAAAAATACCTGACAATGAGCCGCGGCCGCCACCAAGCAAAGTGCGATGAAAATCCTCATTTTGGTACTATTCGAAATCACCTATGTTGTCATTGTTTATATACAAATTATATGCTTGATAACATATAAGATTAATCTCACGAGAATATAACGATAACATTGGGTGATTGATCCTCGATGTAATAATACAGCATGGTCAAATGTGGTTGAATACCGTTAATATTATCTACATATTTTTGCCAAGTTAATCCCTGTCGAGATCTTATAACTTGACATTTGATTGACATACGTTTTTCTACGTACGTGAAATATACAGTTTGTTTTGTATCATCGGTGTCACGGGTTATCTGAACTAGTGCTCATTGCCATATTGTTTAAAGGATAAAACATAACGTATTATACCGTACTCATTGTATGACATTGTTGTCACAATGAGCGTACAGTTATTCGACATATTTCGCTGATAAGCTTCAAGTACTCACTactaacaacaataataccaTTTTGGAATCTAATTTAATCTGATTTCAGTTCAATACCAATAACATTAAGGTATCATACCGCGTACAATGCGTCTGTTACAATCGGCAACGCTAAATCACCCAAAATCAAATCCGATATCAGCAGTGATTATATTTCTGTTTCAGACAGCTTAGGTTTGGTTACGGAATACATATGAGGCCGGTAACAGTAAGAATAATTTAAATGTTCACTTTTTCCGTTACAAGTCTTTATTGCATCTGcgaatatgcagttttttttatttccctttGTTTTCGCATTGATTATTGattgaaatatattaaaattatacgaaaaacAGAATTCGATACTAAGTAATATGTGACATTGTGATCTTAACTGACAGTTGATACGCTTTcataaattgtataataaaacagcgttaaaaaaaaaaaaatttttatacaatttttaatgttggttctttgatattacttaagtatattgtatatgatttcactttcattttgTTACTATTAATTTATCCTTAGGTGTTCTGTGTTTTTAACTACTTATAAATAGATATATGAATATGTGCTCAACTTactttatatgtacatacataatgcaacaataattttatcgtgGTACAATTGACTTTGCTTAAACTTAAATCGTTATAATACAGGTACAGTTTTAAActtcgatgaaaattgaaatcagttTAAAACCATAAGTCCCCTCCTTCATCTTCGTCCTGTTGTGTTTCTATTTCGTGTTTAGTTTCTAATCGATTATTCTGGGCTTCGTCGTCACTTTCAGAGACGGCAAGATCGTcttgaattttattcacagCCTTATCTTCTCGGGACGGTAAACCGGCAAGCAAGAAATCGGACGGATCGTAGTTTGGATCAACATCCATGCTCTCTTCTGTAggggaaaagtgaaaaataaaagagttAACGTCACTGGCAATGActgtgtatatttttcaattgccAGAAAAACTTACCTTGCTGTAACATCTGCTGTTCTCCAGTATAGAATCCAACATTACCTAATTGAACCATAGCTTCAGCGGCTTGCTGACTGTCGTCATCTGCAGGTACTTCGCCAGCTTCTCTCATTTCGCTAACTTCCAGTGCTTCCATTTCAGTTTGCTCAGACTGTTCATCCGTTCCAAAAGGCACCTCATCGAATTCGTCTTCGCTCGAGAACTGAAGATCTGTAGAATGCACAAAAATCGAGTTAGTTACTGTATCActcttttctattttaatgCCACGATTGTTTCCACCTGGTTTACAAAAGATGTTTCCTTACCTTCTTCGAGGACGTCTTTTTTCTTAGAACGCCCGCTTCGACCCAATTCTCCATCCATATCACCCTCCACGTCAACGAAATCGAAATCGTCCATCATCGATTTTCCAAATGGATTGTCTGGAGAGCTGGTTTGACTCTggaatgaaaaaggaaaattacaatttgtCAGTCTCCTTTCAGCACTTGACATATTGTTTTGTAATCGTGTATCAACGCACTCCTCTGAACTCCGGTTCTGCAATGGTGTAATTTTCTTCATCGGGACCAAGCCAAGATGAATCAATATCTGCTTGTTCCATAGCCCGTTGTTGTACTAAGAGAATGTTATTCTCGAGTTGCGTCAAATGATCATCAtactaaaagaaaaagacaaatgGTAGTAGATTATATGTCGCTTCAATGAACCGTGAGTAATATGGACAGTTAAAATAACCTCATCTAATGTTTCTTTACAAGCTTTCACCAAAGTTTCTGCCTTTTGCGTGAACGGTGAATCCTTTCCGTTATAAAGTGTACAGTTCTCCAAAATTTGGGCAATGTCCATGAGAAACTCGTGCCGACTGTGATATTTATGTGCTATATATGAAGGGAAGAGATATTTTGATTTAGTACAAATCACACAGATAGAAAATGAGTTTAATAATTCCGATAAAAGAAGTTCGACGTACCTGTAACTTTTTtggaaatcgattccaagTCCATTGGCCTTTTGATTACATTATAATAATctttgaccatttttttattaactggCTTAAGAAACGGCCAAGCCTCAGTCATGGATTTTAATTTGTTGTTAACTACATTGTCAAGAATAAAAGTAAGAGCGACTTGATCATTGTCGTCTAGTAGCGGATTTATTGCCTTTTCAAGTCTCATTAGACGGTCTTCTTTTTCACCGAGCCTTTCTACGCAAGTGTCGAGCATTCGTTTAGCAGCTACAGTCAATGAACTCTTTGCTCCATTGTAGAGCGTTGAATTTTCAACTATCTGATTTACATCAGCCAAGAACTCTCCTCTGCTTTGATATTTCTTTTGCCTCAAGTTTTCTCTTATAGTTTGTAAGTCCATCGGcctttgaacaattttataataatctgGAACTACCTTTAATCATAGTTGAAAACGATATTTAAACACAGGATCGCCGACGCTGTCTGACCAGCTTTTGTCTCTATGTTATAAATTTAACTTTAAGTAACAGATTTATGTGACCTGGATAAACTTACTTTTGCATTTACAGGAAACAGGAATGGCTGAACATCTGGTAAATCTCTCATCTCATTCAGAATACTTTCCAGCATGGTAGACATTACCACGACTGGGTCAGTTCTACGTCTGTTTGCCGGTCTTTGTTGACGTTTGAGATAATCGCAGTGATCGTCACCAGTTGCACGGCGGCGTTTTCGTGCACTAACAGCCTCCTTTGGTACTTTCAGTAGCAAAGTGCGTCTCTTCATTTCTTCAGCATGCTAAGGTAAGAGAATCAGTGTAGAGATTTTCATAAACCCAAGATTTTGGAATATCTCactacaaataaaaaatgctaCACCTACCTTTATAAGCTTTGAAGATAATTTGACTTTTGTTCCATCAACATTGACCAAATCTTGATCATCGGTGTTGAGCTGCTTCTCGATTTCTTCTTCCTGTTCTTCTGTCATAGCGACATTTACTGGCGCAGTAGGCAAGCTGTTCTGGTAAAGGGGACACGCCTTATTGGTTCGCATATGCCCTACATTACCACAAGCACCACATTTTAGTTTAAGATCAGGTTTAAGTTTAGGTTTCTTACGTTTAGAGGGAGATATCTCAGGCTTAGGATGCTTAGAGGAAAGAGTAGAGGATTGGAAATTACTTAATGGTAGGATACTGGAGGATGAGACTGGCGGGGTACTCAGGTTGGAACGTTCAAATAGGTTTGAGGAGCTGAAAGAATTCGTCACAGGGCCACCCAGCATGCGTTCTCGTTCTTGATTTCGTTTAATTCTGCGCAATTGTTCCTgaattcttctcttttctcttttcatttcttctttctgAGCTTCGTCAAGGGTTGCGAATTGTTTGATGAAAGTTTCGTCCTTGGAATTTCTTATCTTTATGTAAGTGTCTATGACGGCTGGTTTTCTCACTAGCTCAACTCTGGTGAATTCCTTCCCGTCAGGATTTCTAAATGTTCTATATATTTTCAGCACTCTACCTTGTTGCGTTCCATAGTTATTGACAGGCCCATCGTCTTCgtcatctttctttttctctttgctttttttctcctgCTCTTGCATGTCGCCCATTATCATTTTTCTGAGCTCATGTCGTTCCTGTTCCTCTCTTTCAAGGGACAATTGGGTGCTGGTCTTTTTGTTCGACAACATattctcaatatttttaccCATTTCTTCGATGTCTGAACTATCTTCATCAGAACTCTCGCCCTCGTCTGTACTGAGTACTTCATTCGATGATAAGACACGATTCTGTAGATCGAATATTCTTTGACACTCTTCTTTGTACCTTTCCTGGTGCTCAGCTATCGAAAATCTATTACCTCTTGAAAACTTTGTCATACCCTCTTCTCCTGCTTTCGCTTTTTCTGTCGACAGAGTTCGCACAACGTCAATTACCTCCCACCGTGAcaatttcttaatttcttcTTCAGGCACACCAAACTTCCGTAGTAACGCTTTTGCATTATTCAACGAGAGCCTACGCAAATCTGCATCTGTACCAGTAACTGTTCTCTTTGGCTGTGCTTCCTGCTCTTCCTAAACAGCAATGAGAAATTATGATCATCATTTTGTCCAACTCCCCCACGAGAAATGTTTGCATCGTACTTACTTTGCTGATTGTCGGTTTATTTGGCACTCTTACGTAAGAGAAGCCCTCCCCACAACCTGTAGGATCAGCTGGACCAGCCAACTGCAATAAACATTTCCCTCTCATTGCTTGAATATAGGCACGTGTCGTATTCCAGGGTGCAACTTTGACTTCATCATCCATTTTCAACTGCATTtcttcatcgtcatcatcctgaggtgtaaacaaaaatttttcaccatacCCAGCATCTTTTAGCCTCTGCTCGGCTGCGATCATACTAAAATATGCGCAACACTGCTCCGGAGAAACCATAGCTCTGATTTCTTCCTCTGTTGGCAGTCTAAAATCTGGCTTGATTACCCACCAGTTTGAGTCCATTCctagtttaaaaaatgaaagtaaaaaatcacgaattttttaataatactaTTCTCTGCAGAATTTGATAGAAATATGTAAGGCAATCTTCTGAGGCAGATACAGAGTGAAATGTACCTGTTCTTTTAAAATCAGCACAAAGCTTCAGTCTCTTTCTTATACTGCTTTCGCTATGCAATGGGAATGCTTTTTTAATATCATCCATTTTGATTCGCCGAGGAGTGTCACGAGATTTCCAGAATAATCTATATATGAAAACTTGCAGGAAGTCTCTCACAAAGTTGTTGGCTCGTTTGGAATTTGGACCAGGAACTTCATACAACGGACACTCTTGTCCAGCAATAAATAAGGCATCTATTTCCCTCACGTAATATTGCTGCCTGAAAAGTGGGCAAAATTTAGACGAGTGATTAAAGTAATTTTACTTCTACAAGTACCTTTGAAGCAGCCGTACCTTGTTCTTATTATCAAGAAGTCAGTCTCTGGGCCCTTATGTTCGTAAATCGGGGCCCTGTACATGTTGTTTTCAATAGCCTGGATGCTTTGGCCAGGTGTCAAGATGCCCAAAAATGGACTGGTGTGCGCATAGGCAACCTCTCCGTATTTGTAACGCATAGGCCCTTGATCCTTTCCAGCTCTTCGTTTGTAGTAATTCTTGACTTTCGAGCACATTCCAACTTGATTCATCAGAGGCGGATGTTCCTCAGAAAATTCGATGAGGACAATTTCCCCATCTCTTCCAGTCAAATCTTCAGGTGTCCTCATGAAGAAGACATCTCCACCTCCGGAGGCAATTCTTTCCTGTTCTCTTTGCTTAGCCTTCTTCTTGATGTGCTTAAGAAGAGGCAACACATGGTGAGGACCAGTGTGAGACAGGGGTCCGTGGCTGTACCTCTTCAACGGAGGTCTGTGGAAATTCCTCAATCTCATGGGTCCCATGTGTGTCTGTACAAAAGGTGCTCGCAGCTCTACAACCGG from Diprion similis isolate iyDipSimi1 chromosome 3, iyDipSimi1.1, whole genome shotgun sequence includes:
- the LOC124404210 gene encoding brachyurin-like, which translates into the protein MKVLVALCFVAAVAQAYDIDWSQVSPIEVFPPDYEGFLIKKLKNVTPLDPSRIVGGEVATRGQFPYQVAVLSTNAAGLTGFCGGSILNEEWVLTAAHCVDVAVYATVVFAAQNINENEDGQFSRLSSEIIVHENWDAANIRNDLALIKLAEPIAYSDLVQPTRLPSRSQVSETFAGLTGTVSGWGRDSDSSSSVSPVLRYTSNPILTYSACRSWYWSLVNTDQICLAGTGGRSSCNGDSGGPLVITDSDGEPTQVGVVSFGISLGCAVGWPGVYVRLTDFLDWIETNTGGAIVIN
- the LOC124404211 gene encoding brachyurin-like produces the protein MRIFIALCLVAAAAHCQVTNVDWNTVSPIEVFPSNYNLDRLAKTLEYAERANPSRIVGGQEATPGQFPYQIGLLSTNAAGSTGFCGGSILNEEWILTAAHCVDSAQSVEIIIGAHNINEPEEGQLRVAARKIVVHENWDVMTIRNDLAVIQLAFPIEFSDRVQPIRLPRRSQVGQTFAGQTGTVSGWGRDSDSSNSVSPVLRWTQNPITTNLACSIYYFFQINSAQICLSGEGGRSSCNGDSGGPLVVIEEDGIATQVGAVSFGIALGCSVGWPGVYVRLTDYLDWIADNTDGHPIVRD
- the LOC124404079 gene encoding transcription initiation factor TFIID subunit 1 — its product is MVDSDEENDRDMDLEMNMTGFLFGNIDEDGQLEDDILDSEAKRHLASLGRLGLSSLLQEMIALDNEEKEDKENGKGANEDENRTGLKSEPDDVNYLEKSPTALDFSDINELAEDINEDDAEASSKKQDRAASDYDADDEEGVNKSDTQLMPPPPIPDEKEALTPEEAEAARQRKLETPLASMLPSKYANINVTELFPDFRPNKVLRFSRLFGPGKPSSLPQIWRGVRKRRKKKKHHDPKDSDSGSDHDERKPKFKGWKMHYAPTPSPDQCMPDDEEKLLLPVEDKEQTGKTGEMGDSNDMGPKVADWRFGPAQIWYDMLEVPETGDGFNYGFKLAEKTEEVCNSKDEDTFPDDSFLMVSQLHWEDDVVWNGDDIKHKVMQKLNSKNNAAGWVPSSSNRTAQAFSQPGKGTPVPVAPNVRLATSQIATPLHMQSKSKLASMGKGSQQQQREENYDDTWYSIFPVENEELVYGLWEEEVIWDAEHMTKIPKPKILTLDPNDENIVLGIPDDIDPALLHKDNGPQPKVKIPHPHVKKSKLLLGKAGVINVLEEDAPPPPPKSPDRDPFNISNDSYYMPRSSETTLRLKVGGGNLIQHSTPVVELRAPFVQTHMGPMRLRNFHRPPLKRYSHGPLSHTGPHHVLPLLKHIKKKAKQREQERIASGGGDVFFMRTPEDLTGRDGEIVLIEFSEEHPPLMNQVGMCSKVKNYYKRRAGKDQGPMRYKYGEVAYAHTSPFLGILTPGQSIQAIENNMYRAPIYEHKGPETDFLIIRTRQQYYVREIDALFIAGQECPLYEVPGPNSKRANNFVRDFLQVFIYRLFWKSRDTPRRIKMDDIKKAFPLHSESSIRKRLKLCADFKRTGMDSNWWVIKPDFRLPTEEEIRAMVSPEQCCAYFSMIAAEQRLKDAGYGEKFLFTPQDDDDEEMQLKMDDEVKVAPWNTTRAYIQAMRGKCLLQLAGPADPTGCGEGFSYVRVPNKPTISKEEQEAQPKRTVTGTDADLRRLSLNNAKALLRKFGVPEEEIKKLSRWEVIDVVRTLSTEKAKAGEEGMTKFSRGNRFSIAEHQERYKEECQRIFDLQNRVLSSNEVLSTDEGESSDEDSSDIEEMGKNIENMLSNKKTSTQLSLEREEQERHELRKMIMGDMQEQEKKSKEKKKDDEDDGPVNNYGTQQGRVLKIYRTFRNPDGKEFTRVELVRKPAVIDTYIKIRNSKDETFIKQFATLDEAQKEEMKREKRRIQEQLRRIKRNQERERMLGGPVTNSFSSSNLFERSNLSTPPVSSSSILPLSNFQSSTLSSKHPKPEISPSKRKKPKLKPDLKLKCGACGNVGHMRTNKACPLYQNSLPTAPVNVAMTEEQEEEIEKQLNTDDQDLVNVDGTKVKLSSKLIKHAEEMKRRTLLLKVPKEAVSARKRRRATGDDHCDYLKRQQRPANRRRTDPVVVMSTMLESILNEMRDLPDVQPFLFPVNAKVVPDYYKIVQRPMDLQTIRENLRQKKYQSRGEFLADVNQIVENSTLYNGAKSSLTVAAKRMLDTCVERLGEKEDRLMRLEKAINPLLDDNDQVALTFILDNVVNNKLKSMTEAWPFLKPVNKKMVKDYYNVIKRPMDLESISKKVTAHKYHSRHEFLMDIAQILENCTLYNGKDSPFTQKAETLVKACKETLDEYDDHLTQLENNILLVQQRAMEQADIDSSWLGPDEENYTIAEPEFRGSQTSSPDNPFGKSMMDDFDFVDVEGDMDGELGRSGRSKKKDVLEEDLQFSSEDEFDEVPFGTDEQSEQTEMEALEVSEMREAGEVPADDDSQQAAEAMVQLGNVGFYTGEQQMLQQEESMDVDPNYDPSDFLLAGLPSREDKAVNKIQDDLAVSESDDEAQNNRLETKHEIETQQDEDEGGDLWF